A genome region from Crossiella equi includes the following:
- a CDS encoding HAD family hydrolase, whose amino-acid sequence MTRPHTLVLWDIDLTLVDLRGTGADWYGTVLRRVSGQDMRHVPTFQGRTERAITTELLNRHGMAETEDDVRRVFAALVDVVAADREVLHQRGSALPGAAEVLRALAATPGVVQSLVTGNLPEVARFKLDAFGLDEHVDFEVGGYGHQSLERHPLVGTAVGLAERKYGVRFPAKRVVVVGDTPHDIEAALHHGATAVGVTTGRCDEEELRAAGAHIVLPGLADTAGVLAALVR is encoded by the coding sequence GTGACGCGGCCGCACACGCTGGTGCTGTGGGACATCGACCTGACGCTGGTGGACCTGCGGGGCACCGGCGCGGACTGGTACGGCACTGTGCTGCGGCGCGTGTCCGGTCAGGACATGCGGCACGTGCCCACGTTCCAGGGGCGCACCGAGCGCGCGATCACCACCGAACTGCTGAACCGGCACGGCATGGCGGAGACCGAGGACGACGTGCGGCGGGTGTTCGCGGCGCTGGTGGACGTCGTCGCGGCCGACCGGGAGGTGCTGCACCAGCGCGGCAGCGCGTTGCCCGGTGCGGCGGAGGTGCTACGCGCGCTCGCGGCGACGCCGGGCGTGGTACAGAGCCTGGTCACCGGGAACCTGCCGGAGGTCGCGCGGTTCAAGCTGGACGCGTTCGGGCTGGACGAGCACGTGGACTTCGAGGTCGGCGGGTACGGGCACCAGTCGCTGGAGCGACATCCGCTGGTCGGCACGGCGGTGGGTCTGGCGGAGCGGAAGTACGGGGTGCGGTTCCCGGCCAAGCGGGTAGTGGTCGTCGGGGACACTCCGCACGACATCGAGGCGGCGCTGCACCACGGGGCGACTGCGGTGGGCGTCACGACCGGGCGGTGTGACGAGGAGGAGCTCCGGGCGGCGGGGGCGCACATCGTGCTGCCCGGGCTCGCGGACACCGCGGGAGTGCTGGCCGCGCTGGTGCGGTGA